One Benincasa hispida cultivar B227 chromosome 5, ASM972705v1, whole genome shotgun sequence genomic window carries:
- the LOC120078714 gene encoding RRP15-like protein has translation MADVGNAVELVRGAKRRKKMGSRNNKRPRMMGGSGNKVKVDRKMKKLFQKRAREYNSEDDDNDEKAPMVENERKVLVCSHAEEVGDEEFSEGEDEGKDVNADVELSEDDENGEIQPGITKFAEGCRAFRAAFRSILKKSISDETLGPILSANKKLIVEKLAEEEAERKVKGLAKKEKQLVGEKGHVKPATYLDSHEKFLIGVATKGVVKLFNAVNKAQHAQKGLNPSRTKDAKAINKRRKEAFFSELGKPTLSATNSNAKLNTSGGAADAEGPAWAPLRDNYMLTNSKLKDWDKMPDNMTTMAEDNGRMLEDSSSDEDD, from the exons ATGGCTGATGTCGGGAATGCAGTAGAATTGGTGAGAGGTGCAAAGAGGAGGAAAAAGATGGGTTCTAGGAACAATAAAAGACCGAGGATGATGGGTGGAAGTGGAAACAAAGTTAAGGTTGATAGGAAGATGAAGAAACTCTTCCAAAAACGGGCGCGTGAGTATAATTCAGAGGATGACGACAACGATGAGAAGGCTCCGATGGTtgaaaatgagagaaaagttTTGGTGTGCAGTCATGCGGAGGAGGTTGGGGATGAAGAGTTTTCTGAGGGTGAAGATGAAGGGAAGGATGTGAATGCAGATGTCGAGCTGTCcgaagatgatgaaaatggtGAAATTCAACCAGGTATAACGAAGTTTGCAGAAGGTTGTAGAGCCTTTCGAGCTGCATTCAGGAGTATTCTCAAGAAGAGCATATCTGATGAAACTCTg GGTCCTATATTATCAGCAAACAAGAAGCTTATTGTTGAAAAGCTTGCAGAAGAGGAAGCTGAGCGGAAGGTTAAAGGATTGGCCAAAAAAGAGAAACAACTg GTAGGTGAAAAAGGTCATGTGAAACCTGCTACCTACCTGGATTCTCATGAAAAGTTTCTTATTGGTGTTGCTACAAAAGGAG TTGTCAAGTTGTTTAACGCT GTCAACAAGGCACAACATGCTCAGAAGGGTTTGAATCCTTCAAGAACTAAAGATGCTAAAG CTATAAATAAGCGCAGAAAAGAAGCTTTCTTTTCTGAGTTGGGCAAGCCAACTTTGTCAGCAACAAACAGTAATGCAAAG TTAAACACATCAGGTGGTGCAGCGGACGCTGAAGGCCCTGCCTGGGCTCCATTACGTGATAATTATATGCTGACCAATTCCAAGTTAAAAGACTGGGATAAGATGCCA GATAATATGACGACGATGGCCGAGGACAATGGGAGGATGTTGGAAGACAGTAGTTCAGATGAAGATGATTGA
- the LOC120077853 gene encoding zinc finger protein CONSTANS-LIKE 9: protein MGYICDFCGQQRSIVYCRSDAAALCLSCDRNVHSANALSRRHSRTLLCDRCHSQAAFVRCPEENISLCQNCDYMGHSSSASISSRKRQPINCYSGCPTAAELSSIWSFVLDLTSGSDACEQELGLMSIAENSAVNAWGPDDKAGQNGSGVDESHEFASEDKSIWYGSSSMPHIMDQPITRDATSPKLHYPGTKGPELDIEDDLYETLNMDEDSLNIENYEELFGVSLSYSEELLENGGIDSLFRMKNLSAAKSGCPGAAPAEGVSGGFVNNTMQPPSSNAASADSVMSTKTEPVLCYNNKQEHSSLSFSGMTGESSAGDHPDCGASSMLLMGEPPWCSMSTESSFQSSNRSDAVMRYKEKKKARKFEKKVRYASRKVRADTRRRVKGRFVKAGEAYDYDPLNQTRSY, encoded by the exons ATGGGTTACATATGTGATTTCTGTGGGCAACAAAGGTCGATTGTGTACTGCCGATCTGATGCTGCAGCTTTGTGCTTATCTTGTGACCGAAATGTTCACTCTGCTAATGCCTTGTCAAGGCGCCACTCAAGAACATTGTTATGTGATCGATGCCATTCACAAGCAGCATTTGTTAGATGTCCTGAAGAGAATATTTCACTTTGTCAAAATTGTGACTATATGGGGCATAGCTCATCTGCCTCCATTTCATCTCGAAAGAGGCAACCAATCAATTGCTACTCAGGCTGCCCGACGGCTGCAGAGCTCTCATCTATTTGGTCATTTGTTCTAGATCTCACTTCTGGAAGTGATGCTTGTGAGCAAGAATTAGGATTGATGAGCATTGCCGAAAATAGTGCAGTAAATGCTTGGGGCCCTGATGATAAAGCTGGTCAAAACGGATCTGGTGTAGATGAAAGCCATGAATTCGCAAGTGAAGATAAATCAATTTGGTATGGGTCATCTTCAATGCCTCACATTATGGACCAACCAATTACTAGGGATGCAACTTCACCCAAG TTGCACTATCCTGGAACAAAAGGTCCTGAACTTGACATTGAAGATGACCTCTACGAGACTTTGAATATGGATGAAGATAGTTTGAATATTGAAAATTATGAAGAACTATTTGGTGTATCTCTCAGTTATTCTGAAGAACTGCTGGAGAATGGTGGTATTGATAGTTTGTTCAGGATGAAAAACTTATCTGCTGCTAAATCTGGTTGCCCTGGCGCAGCTCCTGCAGAG GGGGTGTCAGGCGGTTTTGTTAACAATACGATGCAGCCTCCAAGCAGTAATGCAGCATCGGCAGATTCCGTAATGAGCACAAAGACTGAACCGGTCCTTTGTTATAACAATAAGCAAGAGCACTCCAGTTTATCGTTTTCTGGCATGACTGGAGAGAGTAGTGCAGGAGATCATCCAGACTGTGGAGCTTCATCAATGCTTCTAATGGGAGAGCCTCCATGGTGTTCCATGAGCACTGAGAGTTCCTTCCAGTCATCTAATCGCAGTGATGCTGTAATGCGCtataaggaaaagaagaaagctCGAAA GTTTGAAAAGAAGGTGAGGTATGCCTCTCGCAAAGTTAGGGCTGATACTCGAAGACGTGTCAAGGGGCGCTTTGTCAAAGCTGGAGAAGCTTATGACTATGATCCATTGAATCAAACCAGAAGCTACTGA